From Candidatus Syntrophosphaera sp., a single genomic window includes:
- a CDS encoding DNA polymerase III subunit, with product MFRNIQGQTSALQILRLAMENNRVAQAYLFHGMDGVGKFTTALYFGMALNCLSKSEFRPCGVCSSCRKFLAFDHPDLLYVFPTPNLQLSLDGEIKSAEGRREYEAYIRNKIETPWEDHQFSANIMIRVESIRWLIKRLDISKYEATQRICIIENADQMNIETSNAFLKTLEEPPPDTVIILITNNLSGLMPTIISRCQPIYFQPVTPQVIEGILMEKFNASPEQARTSSHIADGSVKRAIHLVKGESSELRDRAFEIFQMAAEDRELAYFRSLQNLPARMKAERSIELIRYICLFARDLNLAESAPGQIVNIDKQDYLLEARARLGLVDDAVLTDRVLNFLRLMEDYIRKIRGNVNLQLVMINLHTQLRGIFRA from the coding sequence ATGTTCCGCAACATTCAAGGACAAACCAGCGCCCTGCAGATCCTGAGGCTGGCGATGGAAAACAACCGCGTCGCCCAAGCCTATCTGTTCCACGGCATGGACGGCGTGGGCAAATTCACCACCGCGCTCTATTTCGGGATGGCCCTGAATTGCCTTTCCAAGAGCGAATTCCGGCCCTGTGGTGTCTGCAGCTCCTGCCGCAAGTTTCTGGCCTTTGACCATCCAGACCTGCTCTACGTCTTCCCCACCCCGAACCTCCAGTTGAGCCTGGATGGGGAGATAAAGAGCGCGGAGGGAAGGCGTGAATATGAGGCATACATCCGCAACAAGATCGAAACACCCTGGGAAGACCACCAGTTCAGCGCGAACATCATGATCCGCGTCGAAAGCATCCGCTGGCTGATCAAGCGGCTGGACATCAGCAAATATGAGGCCACGCAAAGGATCTGCATCATCGAGAACGCCGACCAGATGAACATCGAAACCTCCAACGCCTTCCTCAAGACGCTGGAGGAACCGCCCCCGGACACGGTGATCATCCTGATCACGAACAACCTCTCCGGCTTGATGCCGACGATCATATCGCGCTGCCAGCCCATCTATTTCCAGCCCGTCACGCCCCAGGTGATCGAAGGCATCCTGATGGAGAAATTCAACGCCTCGCCGGAACAGGCCCGCACCTCTTCCCACATTGCCGACGGCAGTGTCAAACGGGCCATCCACTTGGTCAAAGGCGAATCCAGCGAACTGCGGGACCGGGCTTTCGAAATCTTCCAGATGGCCGCGGAGGACAGGGAACTGGCATATTTCAGATCGTTGCAGAACCTTCCGGCGCGGATGAAAGCTGAGAGAAGCATCGAACTGATCCGTTACATCTGCCTCTTTGCGCGGGACTTGAACCTGGCTGAGAGCGCTCCCGGGCAGATCGTCAATATCGACAAGCAGGACTATTTGCTGGAGGCCAGGGCCAGGCTGGGGCTGGTGGATGACGCCGTGTTGACGGACAGGGTGCTGAATTTCCTGCGGCTGATGGAGGACTACATCCGCAAGATCCGCGGCAATGTAAACCTCCAGTTGGTGATGATCAACCTCCATACCCAATTGAGAGGCATCTTCCGCGCTTGA
- a CDS encoding GNAT family N-acetyltransferase encodes MKYFRKLIGEKCYLSPVSLEDAERYTEWLNDLEIGQFLLSSSTVFDLEKERDALKNLMKNDVVFAIVEKDTNKVIGNCGLHEVSNVHRRANFGIFIGEKTYWNQGIGTEATALIIDYAFNIMNLNNISLEVVAYNQRGIRCYEKVGFKYVGRRRDYIFMAGKYHDVMIYDILASEFSSPFVNKVFERSTSDEAGRSKITIA; translated from the coding sequence ATGAAGTACTTTAGAAAGCTGATCGGGGAAAAATGCTACCTTTCGCCCGTATCCCTCGAGGACGCCGAACGTTACACGGAATGGCTGAACGACTTGGAGATCGGGCAATTCCTGCTTTCCAGCTCCACGGTCTTCGACCTGGAAAAGGAAAGGGATGCCCTGAAAAACCTGATGAAAAACGACGTCGTGTTCGCGATCGTGGAAAAGGACACCAACAAGGTGATCGGCAACTGCGGACTGCACGAGGTCAGCAACGTTCACCGCCGCGCCAATTTTGGCATCTTCATCGGGGAAAAGACCTATTGGAACCAGGGCATCGGCACCGAGGCCACGGCCCTGATCATCGACTATGCCTTCAACATCATGAACCTGAACAACATCAGCCTGGAAGTGGTGGCCTACAACCAGCGCGGCATCCGCTGCTATGAGAAGGTGGGCTTCAAATATGTGGGTCGGCGCCGCGACTATATCTTCATGGCGGGCAAATATCACGACGTGATGATCTACGACATCCTGGCCTCCGAATTCAGCAGCCCGTTCGTGAACAAGGTCTTTGAACGCAGCACCAGTGATGAGGCGGGCCGCAGCAAGATAACCATAGCTTAG